The Triticum aestivum cultivar Chinese Spring chromosome 5A, IWGSC CS RefSeq v2.1, whole genome shotgun sequence genomic sequence AAGTGTTGTACAACTAAGTCTAAGCAACAGAACCAATAACGGTTTTGTAGGTTTGATTCAACCAGTTTGATCAGCGAGTCACTCATAGATTATGTGGATGAACTATGTAATCTCGAgttgacttacaaaatagtttatttaTTCATAAATGTGCTTCTCAAAAATTGttcgtgacttacaaaatagtttattcattaATAAAATGTTAGtggattcaaaaaatgatcatccatttcaaaaaatgttcgttaaatcaaaaaaaaagattcgtgaattttaaaaattgttccaccaatttccaTAAAAATGTTCGTCGATTCTAGAAACATTTGCCGATTCAAGAAAATAGTTTATAAAATgttcagatttttttaaaaaaatttgcaAATAGTgtaaaatgttcataaattcaaaagatgttcttgattttagaaaatgtttgaaaatttgttaaagggttcatgaatttgaaaaatgttcacgatttcaaaaaTGTGCACAAGtttaaaaacattcatgatttcacgaaattgagagtgatagcgtatctcggtgatgcagcaaaatgtgatcatggccattgaagattatgaaaagaaattctcccgttgcaacgcataggCCCTTTTGCTAGTTCAATACAAAATATGTACCCTACCATACAGATGACCTCCTGCATAGAGCTCTAGAACAAGATTACCAATATTATCTAACaagccaaaataaaataaaaaacacgaACGCATTCAAGCCAAATATGTCATATTTGTAATTGTTGCGGATGACACTTGCAGTTATTTATCAACTGTACGGGCACTACCTGATGAACTGATCGGAGTACATTACAAACAAGCAATATAAACAACTTCACCGCTACACCAGAAAAGCATGCTGTTGCTTTGCCACACAAACAACAAAAGACACAGAGTCGTGTATTCCGCCGCGACGCGATCTGTGCATATTCCAGTAGCTACTTGCCCTGGTCGTGTACGTTGGCATAACCTGGAGCTGGAGAAGCATGAGGAGGAGGGACAAGAGCAGCCggcgctggtggtggtggtggtggatagcTGTCAGCCGGCGCCGGCGCCTGCGCCGCCTCCGGCACCGGAGAAGGGCGAGATGGCTTCTCGCCACAGCAGCTGAGCCGTAAATCGCCAAGGCAGGAGAGCTTGCCAGATGTGTTCCCCATGTATATGCCCTCCCCGTATGGAATGTATGATAATTGCTCTCTCCAGTCCAGTCGCTATATATTGGATGCCAAAATCAAAGATTAATGCAAGATAATACGAAGGCAGCATCGCATTCTCTCGTCACTCAGAGCACGAAACTCCCAAGCGCTTGGCTTGGCGACTTGGACTGAAAAAAAAGTGCTCTTTTGccaaaaaaaatatataaaaagaacACCAAGGCACACACTCGAGTTGAATATAATGTCATCCATGTGAACTGAATGTGGTTCCAGGCCCTACTTCTTAACAACAACATGCAATGGAACTTTACCCGACTACAGCTTTGCAATGGGTTATCCATTCCAGTCCCGGTCCGACCAGCTTAGCAGCCAGCAAGTCTTTGCTTCTGGCTTCATCACCGTGCAGACAACCAAACTTCACACTTCGCGTAACAAGTCAAGTAGTCAACCATGTATACATACTGCTTGCTCAAGAGCAAGAagatcaacaaccatcctcaggggCTCAGGGGGCAGAGAGAGCAAGAAATAATGCAACATGTTCACCGGCGTGGACGACGAAGCACTCCACTAGGTAATGTACAGCTGATCCTTACGAGGCTAACTATCCAGTTAACACAAACCAAACCTCTATTAAACACTGAAAACCCATACAGAGGTTGACGAAACGACAGCTCTACAATACACCAAACTGTGCATGAGAAAACAGCTGCTCTCCCCTGCCATGTGCATCGGAAACAAGCCCATGAAGAAGGTCAGGACGATCATGGTACTTTGGGTAGTCGTCTGATCCGGTCCTCCTAGTTTCCGTATCTCCTGCCAGACTCCATGGTGTCGAGAATAGGACTCGTGTCTCTTAGGGCGATCCCGCCCTGACCTTCCCCTTCTTCAGTCTCCGTGGGTGGTCGCACACTGAAGGAGTTTGCAATGCCGCTGTTGCGCGCCTCGGCTAGCTGGAGGGTGTATGCGTGAGGCCACAGTCCTGCAATGCAAATTGTTACTGTTATCACTGAAAAACATGGAGGAACACAAAAATCGATAAGTAATAAAACAGGTAAAAGGAGGCACCATCTGCATCATAAGGGTATGGGAAAAATTGCAGGTAGCAAAATGAAGCCACTGTGAGACCTGCAAAGGGAACAGGGAACAGCAGGAGAAGAAAATAATTATAGgcatttttagaaaaaatatagaAGGTCACCTATGTGAATTTACAGAACTACGAAAATGGCAAACCTAAAACAGCTCCTGCAACCACATCTTGCCAGTGATGCCAGTAGTCATCCACTCGAGAAACAGCAACAAGTGCAGCAGTAAGTAGAGGCAGAACAATAATACAAAGCTTTGCAATATGACCTTTACGGTCAAAAACTGCGATTTTCCCAGTCAAGTACCACGTAAGGAAGCCTAGGCCGGCAAAAGACCCTGGAATAGATTAACACAAGGTGAAAGAGAACACAGTTATTAGATGATCAAACCATGACCTATTTGACAGAATTGTAACAGCACTGCCATAGATGCTAGATGTGCCTAATGAAAGACTGCGCCTTGACGTACCCGACCTCAGATATTGAATTGGCCTAAAAACTTTTTGCTTTTACTTAGAAATGCTTCTGACTGGACTTGTATTTCACCACAGGGCATGTTTCAACTACAACCTTGAGACAAGGCTAAGACTAGGCCAATTTTGTGGGGTCTCTAATCAAACACATGACTGATGTGCATTGTCTAATCAAACTAATCACACAGCTGCTCCTACACCAAGCAGCAACCAAGCATCTAAACTGGAAGGTGGCACGCCGCACTTTCATGCCTGCCACTTCCTGGTTCACTGCAAATCACACCAAAGTGGCCAGTGCACCAGGCTGTCTCGTGCCCAATTGTGGCCTAGCCACCTGTGGCCCAATTGTGGCCTAGCCACCTGTCCGAGCTCCCCTGATTCCATGACTGCCACTAAGCCAGCCACCACAAGCAGCCCAACCAACCACAAAACAACAGGTAGCCATCACGGACTGTGTCAAAAGGATTATCACAAGGGTGTAAAAAACGGGCTCAAGTATGTAATGGAGTTTTAAAGAAAGAATGCTCAGGCATAGCTGACCAACAAATGCTTGACACCAATATTACCAAAGGAAACATTAGGTATTACTTAAGTATTCAGGTCATCACTTACATGATGAGTGTCCACTTGGGAAGCTTTTGTGACCTTCTTTGATGACACTCTTCTCTCCATGGCACAGAACACCAGTAGTGACATTATCATAAAGCTGAAAACAGGGTCATTCGATGAGTTTTGGTCAATTTAGACTCCATACATGATAAGAACAACTGAACAGTGGGCAGGTCAACAAAGATGGACTTGTGGCTGAAAAAGGTGAAGTTCTCGGGTAGTAATCTTACATCCTTTCCATCTGGGAAACAGCGCCAGAAGAAATCAGGACGTGGTCGGCCAACTCCATCCTTAATTGCATCAGTAATCACCGCAGTTATGAGCACCGAATAAAGAATACCTAAATATGTGTTTCAAATTATTTCTTGTACATACATTATAAACATATTCATAAGCCCAAGAATATGTAAATACCCAGTATGCCATGGTGCAAATCATAGATATTCTTCTTCTTGAAGTAAATTCCACCAAAGATGACACATGGCAAGACAATTCCAATGAGCTGCAAATCAGGTGAGTTACAAAATTGGAACTATCTTTTGAATGGCACACAAAATGATGTAAGTAGTGAGAAAAAAGTCCAAAATTAGCAGCACAAGAACACACCGGAACAGCCCAAAAGGGCACAGTATTGCCCTTTAATGGATATCTCAAGTCAGTCATCATGTCCTTCCCAATGAAGCGGTGAAAAGGCTCAATTATATTCAACAGTCCATCTATGACAGCAAGGAGGAGAAGTATTATCCAGTCATACATGTGGAGTCTTGCCACTTTGGCTCCATGGGACTTTATAGTGTAACATCCTAACTGGATATCCGCCATTATGTCCTATAAATAACAAAGACAAAGGGAGCAAGACAAGAATTGGTGAGTAAAGTTGCAATAATTACAAGATAGACTGGATGTAATGCAGCTATGAATAATGAAATAGAAGATAAAAAATCAAAAAGAATTAATATCAAAAATAGGAGCACAAATACTTGCAGTTGTAGCATTACAAATGAAGACAGTGTTACTCTGCTTGACTGGCTTTTGTATATAATTATCTATCCCTTTATTTCATTAGTTTAATCATAGCAAATAGTGCTCCTACAATTCCAAATAAGTTGCGAGCTTGACTGGAAAATGATTATATTTATAGGCTATAGTTTCCAATTATCAAACATTAGCGTCTCATATAAAACTAGTAATACTGTAATACTATTTTACGCATAAACACGGTGATTAAGGAATGTCAAATCAAAAACATGACAGCCCAAAGAGCCCACTGTAGCGAGCATGAAAATCCTCGCACAATCAAATTTGAAGTAATAAAATAATTATGAGAAAGCCATTATCAGCATAATTTATCACCTGGGCAAAATATGCAGGCTATAACTACAAACCACAGTAGATAAAAAGTTTGTTCTCATAGTAAACATCACAACCCAAAGGTTCTACCCTAGGAAGCATGAAGACCAAGTCAAGTTCCTAACATAGAACCACTTCAGAGGGCCAGTATAACCAATTCAACATGATATATCTAGGACTTAGTTATATCAATTTGGAGTGCTGGCTACAACTTGCAAAACATCACATTACACTGAGGCGTGCAGGGATACCATAATGAATATTTCCAGGAAAGTAGCATGTTCCAAAAAAATCAGTACAAGGTCGGTTAGTCTACTAATATTGATGATCACTAACAAACAATTAATATCCAACTTATGGAATGTCAACAAAACCCTGAAACCTCTGAGATTTGGGTAACAATTCACAATAATCAGAAATGTAATTAAATACCAGGACATCTAATCTGTTGCTGCCAACTAAACAGTAAGGTTGCATCCCTCCCATTGTAATCATTTGTTAAGTCAACAAAACAAGAGTTGAATGTTGATAGGGGCTTGGGACATCCATCGACCTCCAATTAAGGTGATAATTAGAAAGTGCTAATCCTAGTCCAGGAATCTGGAGAGCTGACAACATAACaagtcacccgcaaaaaaaagtcTGCGCAACTAATATGATTATTAAGTTCCAGGATAAGTGGGATGGTGGAAAACTGGCCCTCGCATCGCTCTCTCTTGAGCAACTCGAGGATGACCCAAACTCTAGCCCCAGCCTCTCGAGAGCAACTCGAAGGTTGGCCCGCGTGGCTCTTGGTGACAGTGGCAGTGATGTTCCCTCCTGGTGCGCTCCTCTTGCAGGGCCAGAAaccagggcggcggccctggaaggCGGGCTGCACGGACTGCTCCCTGGTGACAGCAGTGTTGGCTGCTTTCCTTGTCCATGTGGGCAGTGGGTGGTCCTAACAAGGACGGCACAGTACGCCGATGAAAGCTATGCCTTTGGGTGTTGCGTCCCTCTTGGGGGCTTCACCGCAGTTCTTCCATCCCCTTTCAGAGTCCCAAGTGACAACCCATGTCCATCTTGTCAGGCTCGGTGGCGGCGCAACGCAACATTACCCCTCCTGGCATGCCACCAGAGATCCCAATTCCCTTCTGGGTGTGGTGTGATGGCTTCTTCGGCAGGCATGGATGGTGACTTGGAGCATCTTCGGTTCGAGATGATGGTGGCAGTTGGTGACGTTGTGCTGTCTCTTCATGTGAATACGTCGGCAGTTGCCCCAGTCCCTTCTGCTTGCTCGCAGAGTCGCGCTCCTCCGTCCGGAGCAAGTTTGATAGAGCGTTGCATCGTGGTCCAGTGATTTTATCCAGGGGATGTCGGTTCGCTTGTGGTCGGCTCCTTTTGGTGCTTCCTGTTGTGCCTATGCAGCTCCTGTGCTTTAGCATGGTCTTCTTTGATCTGCTTTGAAAGAGGGTTGCCTCAACACCATGTATCCTTCGGCCGTGTTGCTTATAAAACAGGATGAAAGCCTATTCTCTAAAAATTATCATGTCCCACAGATAACAGATGAAACCAACATCAAGCAGTGATAGCGTTTGACATATAAATTTCACTCTTGATTCTTCTTAAACTCAGGAGACCAGAAATATTTTTTAAATCGCTAAGCTCAAATAAGTACCAGTACAAGTCTACAACTGTGTGAAAGAATATGCAAAACTTAAGATGCCATTCAGTTGATAGAAACTAAATGGCTTGGAATTCTTTTAGAGATGTCAGCAGCAACTTACTGGCCCATATCTAAGTTACAAATTATTTCTACTCATAATCCTGTCTTGGTGTATTCATTATTTCACACAATTATTCTCTTTATGTAACTGGTTCCTAAACAGTTGATAGTTCCCTATATGACTTCACATCACAAAAGAATAGAAAGGCCTGCATGATCTATAAAAATATGATAGGAAGGATGAACGCAAACTAGCAATGGAGAAAACAGGGATATTGTAATATAGACTAGAATTGAATCCTGGTATAGACAAGCTACTCTGATCATATTAAGGATTGCAGAAACAAGAAGGGCTTGGTAGGGCTAATATTGCAGTTCGAGTCTTCTAGGAATATAAATGTTTCTGATTTAGGTGCTCGAAATTACTCAACGTATTAAAATGCTTATCATATGGAAGAAGCAGAGCTTGAATATTCATATGCAATCACAGAGGTTTGGACATAACAACAATGGTACAGCCAGCATCGGTGTTCTGCTATGAATGCAAATTTTTGCTTTATTTCTTCCATCACTTGAGAAAAGATCTAAGAATGCAAGTTTACTATGTAGTATTCATAAAACAGTGAAAGAAGACTGTAAATATAATTTGTAAAGATCTGACCGTCAGCATCACTATACATGAAAGACTGCAAAGATTGAAATATTAAACGGTCAAATAAACCGGAACAACATGGAAATCTTCCTTGTGACCAAACAACTAAACGAATTTAGGGTGAAAATCCAACTAGTTGAAGCTGACAAACCCAAGGAGTAAACAGAATCATGCATGAACAAAACAAACTGTTGACTATAAGCTCTTAATGATCCAGAAATCAACACACTGCATGTACCTCCGAAACTGAGAAAACACAGTGCCAATCGCTGAACAGAACTGTGGAAGCCTCAGTGTAACCAGAACTCCCAAGTCACAGAACAAATAATGTTTGGCCCTTGCTTTAGTCCTGAACAGGCCAGCTTCGAAGCTAATAGACAAAACTCGTTCGGCTGATTCGACCACTTGACCCTTGAAACACTGGAAACGGTTGGCTCGACGTCGAAATTTCCAAGCCAACTGGCAGTAAAGATTGAACGGGTACGGCCTAGAGCAGCTAGCTATCTATTGCTGGTACGTACTATATATCACTTTAAAGATCGTCCGTCGGTGGAGCGGTTGTTTGCCCACTGCCGCTTGACTCTAGCCTCTAGGGGGGCGGCCGTACCAATGTTTGGCACCAAACCCTGTTGACGCGGTTAGCAGGGCCCGATTCTGCGCCCTGCACAGTACGAACCTAACCAAAACCATGGAGTGGGTGGACTGGATTTCTGAAGCAGCAGCACACTCGCAGCGGGGATAATAAACAAGTACTAGAATTAAAGGAAAAGAAGGAGGGGATTCGGATGGATTGCCCCCGGGTGCAGCGAAGGAGATACGATGCTccggaacaaaaacaaaaaaaaatccgaACTCGAGGAACAATCAGGACAGCGTTCCTTACCGACGCGAGAAGGAACCGAGCGGAGTCGGATCTCCAGCGCTCCGCCCTGGAGGATGCCGGGGAGAAGACGGTGCTCCGCGCCGCCGGCGACGGTGGGGCGCGCCGGGTGGATTGCGGGACTGGGAAAGAGGAGGAGACGAGGGTTGGTGAGGGGATTATTAGTGGTTGCTTTGTCCTCTTGTTTTTGAGGAAAAGTCGAGAGGGCAATTTTGCTTTTCAAATGATTTTGAATCTACTCTACAGTGTGCTGTATATGAAACCGTCTGGTAGTGTTGTGGTGGGCGGCGGTGTGGGCCCAGACAAACGCTTGAGAGTTGAGGCCTGTCCAGATACCCGAGACGACAGCCTTTGTTGACTGCTGCTATGGGGCGCGTGCCGCCGTGCGAGAACGACCACAGCCAATGGTTTTACTACCCAATTTTGAATGAATTTTATCCTCTCTTGTTCTAGATTTGCCACAGCTGTGACGTCTAACGGAAATTTAGTATTTCAAAAATATGTATGTCAAGCATGAAAAAAGCTCATCATTCCTCAGCACGCTCTAGCAGTTCGCTATGCACTCGAGCTTCTCCACGCGAATATGTCCAAACTATCCTAGATAATGTTGGACAAACTTGTCTCTAATCGATGATATCGCAACTCCatcgcaaaataaaaaaaaatgatatCCCAACCCTATTTTGtacttttttttaggaatgccTTTATGGCTCACTTTATTGCTTAAATCAGAGATACATCATCGATTAATAAAGACAAAATAAAGCTAGAAAGTTCCTCAACCCAcacatctggtgatcatcacaatCTTTAGCTAGAGAATGGGCGACTAAATTGGCCTTCTTTGGACAATGAACAAAGCTAACTTTAGTAAAAAAAAAATGATTGAACAAGGATATCTTCGTATATGGGAGCAGCTGCCATTTCATAATCCCGTACTTCCTTGTTTCTTTTTATCTATTTAAAGTCAAACTACATAAAGTTGGGCCAAATTTATCTAAGAAAATAGCAACATTTATAATACAAAAGTtatatagtatgaaaattaatttcatgctGCATCTAAGATATTGATTTTATATTATGAATGTTGACATTTTTTCTTATgtagttggtcaaactttatgaaagtTTGACTTTGCACAAactttatatgcaaactaaaaagaaacagagggagtatatcatcATTTCTGACTCGGTCCtttctcgtgtggccacacatccatcttaATATGTGCATGTCCACCACACTTATCTGTTGAACGTTTCACCTTTTAGTCAGTCAACACTCAGCGTCATACAACACTACGGGTCGAATCGTCGTCATATATAACTTGTATTTACCTTTTATAGCACTTTCTTGTCACACAGAATGCCAGAAGTTTGGCGCCACCTCATCCATTTGAATtagattcgatggttcacatcttcaacaATATCCCCATCCTTCTGAGCATTGACCCCAAACATCGAAAGGTGTCCTTTTGAAGCACCACATGTCCATCAAGGctaaactcctcctcctcctcgtgcctaGTAGTACCGAACCACACCTCATGTACTCCGTTTTAGTTCTACTAACTCTAAAACCATTTGATTCTAAGATTTATCTCCCTAGCTCTAACTTCCTATTGACTCCCGACCGGCTATCatcgactagcaccacatcatctgcaAAGAGAATAAACCATGAGATATATCCTTGTACATCCCTTGTGTCCTcgtccatcaccaaagcaaaaggATAAGGGCTCAAAGGTGACCCCTGGTGCAATCCTATTTTAATCGGGAAAGCATCAATGTTGCCATCatttgttcgaacacttgtcacaacattatcgtacatgtccttgatgagggtaatatgtagggaaacgtagcatgcaatttcaaaaaaaaatcctacgatcacgcaagatgtatctagaagatgcataacaacgagacggggagagtgtgtccacgtaccctcgtagaccgaaagcggaagcgttaggttaacgcggttgatgtagtcgaacgtcttcacgatccaaccgatccaagtaccgaacgtacgacacctctgtgttcagcacacattcagctcgatgacgttcctcgagctcttgatccagtagagggtcgagggtgagttctgacagcacgacggcgtggtgacggtgatggtgatgtgatccgcgcagagcttcacctaagcactacgacgctatgaccggaggagtaaactgtggaggggggcaccgcacacggctaagagaaatcttggtgtgtcttgggggtgccccccgccccgtatataaaggggggaggaagaggtggccggcccaaagggggcgcgccaaggggggagtcctacttggactcctagtccgagTCCAAGTAAGATTCGTCCCCCTCCTTCCAATCAACGAAAAggaaaaggggaaaggagggagaaggagaaggaaagaggggtgtcgcgccccctccccttgtccaattcggattgggcaggggggcaccacctcccgtggcctgcctcctctcctccactatggcccattaggcccattaactttcccggggggttccggtaacctcccggtactccgaaaaatccccgaaccttctCAAACCCATTTCAGTTTCCGtttataaccttccaatatatcaatctttacctcttgaccacttcgagactcctcgtcatgtccgtgatctcatccaggactccgaacaaacttcggtcagcaaaacacataactcataatacaaatcgtcatcgaaccctacgggttcgagaactatgtagacatgaccgagacacatctccggtcaataaccaatagcggaacctggatgctcatattggttcctacatattctacaaagatctttatcggtcaaaccgcataacaacatacgtcattccctttatcatatgtatgttactttcccgagattcgatcgtcggtatcctcatgcctagttcaatctcgttactggcaagtctctttactcgttctgtaatgcatcatcccgcaactaacttattagtcacattgcttgcaaggcttattgtgatgtgcattaccgagagggcccatagatacctctccgatactcggagtgacaaatcctaatctcgatctatgccaactcaacaaacaccttcagagacacatgtagagcatctttataatcacccaattacgttatggcttttgatagcacacaaggtgttcctccggtattcgggagttgcataatctcatagtcagaggaatatgtataagtcatgaagaaagcaataccaatcaaactaaacgatcatagtgctaagctaacggatgggtcttgtccatcacatcattctctaatgatgtgatctcgttcatcaagtgacaacacatgtctatggttaggaaacttaaccatatttgattaacgagctagtcaagtagagacatactagggacactctatttgtctatgtattcacatatgtactaagtttccggttaatacaattctagcatgaataataaacatttatcgtgatataaggaaatataaataacaactttattattgcctctagggcatatttccttcagtgtctcacttgcactagagttaatgatctagttcacatcgccatgtgatttaacacgaacagttcacatcaccatgtgaccaacactcaaagggtttactagagtcaatcatctagttcacatcgccatgtgattaacacccaaagagtactaaggtgtgatcatgtttttcttgtgagagaagtttagtcaactggtctgccacattcagatccatatgtattttacaaatttctatgtcttcattgctctgcatggagctactctagctaattgctcccacttttaatatgtatccagatcgggACTCGGGGTCATCCAGATCAGTgctaaagcttgcatcgacgcaactctttacgatgaactctttatcaccttcatagctgagaaatatttccttagtcctctaaggataattttgaccgttgtccagtgatctactcctggatcattattgtacccccttgccaaactcatggcaaggtacacaataggtttggtatatagcatggcatactttatagaacctatggctgaggcatagggcctctatctatcttctatcgtggtcgggttttgagtcttactcaacttcatgccttacaactcaggcaagaactccttttttgacttatccattttgaactccttcaaaatcttatcaaggtatatactcattgaaagtcttatcaagtgtcttgatctatctttatagatcttgatgcccaatatgtaagtagcttcaccgaggtcttcctttgaaaaactcctttcaggcactcctttatgctttccagaaaattctacatcatttccgatcaacagtatgtcattcacatatacctatcagaaaggttgtagtgctcccactcactttttttgtaaatacaggcttcaccgcaagtctgtataaaactatatgctttgatcaactcatcaaagcgtatattccaactccgagatgcttgcaccagtccatagatggatcgctggagcttgcacactttgttagcaccgttaggatcgagaaaaccttctagttgcatcatatacaattcttatttaataaatccattaaggaatacagttttgacatccatttgccagatttcataaaatacaaCAACtgtaacatgattcagatagactttaagcatcgatacgagtgagaaaatctcatcgtagtcaacaccttgaacttgtcgaaaaaccttttgcgacaattcgagctttgtagatagtaacactactatcagcgtgtgtcttcctcttgaagatctatttattctcaatagcttgccgatcatcgggcaagtcaatcaaagtccatactttgttctcatacatggatcccatctcagatttcatggcctcaagccatttcgcggaatctgggctcatcatcgcttcctcatagttcgtaggttcgtcatggtctagtaacatgacttccagaacaggattaccataccattctggtgcggaccgtactctggttgacctacgaggttcggtagtaacttgatctgaagtttcatgatcatcatcattagcttcctcactaattggtgtaggaatcactagaactgatttctgtgatgaactactttccaattcgggagaaggtacaattaccttatcaagttctactttcctcccactcacttcttttgagagaaactcctctaaaaaggatccattcttagcaacgaatatcttgccttcggatctgtgatagaaggtgtacccaacaatttcttttgggtatcctatgaagatgcactttttcaatttgggtttgaacttatcaggctggagctttttcacataagcatcgcagccccaaactttaagaaacgacagcttaggtttcttgccaaaccaca encodes the following:
- the LOC123103475 gene encoding lipid phosphate phosphatase 2 translates to MADIQLGCYTIKSHGAKVARLHMYDWIILLLLAVIDGLLNIIEPFHRFIGKDMMTDLRYPLKGNTVPFWAVPLIGIVLPCVIFGGIYFKKKNIYDLHHGILGILYSVLITAVITDAIKDGVGRPRPDFFWRCFPDGKDLYDNVTTGVLCHGEKSVIKEGHKSFPSGHSSWSFAGLGFLTWYLTGKIAVFDRKGHIAKLCIIVLPLLTAALVAVSRVDDYWHHWQDVVAGAVLGLTVASFCYLQFFPYPYDADGLWPHAYTLQLAEARNSGIANSFSVRPPTETEEGEGQGGIALRDTSPILDTMESGRRYGN